From Cellulosimicrobium cellulans, the proteins below share one genomic window:
- a CDS encoding HU family DNA-binding protein, whose translation MSLNKSELVSAIASKADLSKADAEKALNAFQEVLIESLGKGEAVKVTGLLSVERVERAARTGRNPRTGEEISIPAGFGVKISAGSLLKKAVAK comes from the coding sequence ATGTCGCTCAACAAGTCCGAGCTCGTCTCGGCCATCGCCAGCAAGGCCGACCTGTCGAAGGCGGACGCCGAGAAGGCTCTCAACGCCTTCCAGGAGGTGCTCATCGAGTCGCTGGGCAAGGGCGAGGCCGTCAAGGTCACGGGCCTCCTGTCCGTCGAGCGCGTCGAGCGTGCCGCCCGCACGGGCCGCAACCCCCGAACGGGCGAGGAGATCTCGATCCCGGCCGGCTTCGGCGTGAAGATCAGCGCCGGCAGCCTGCTCAAGAAGGCCGTCGCCAAGTGA
- the rpsN gene encoding 30S ribosomal protein S14: protein MAKRSKVARNDRRVEVVARYAERRAELKRVVASPSSSPEEKASALRELQRQPRDASATRVRNRDVVDGRPRGYLRKFGLSRVRLRSQAHRGELPGVTKSSW, encoded by the coding sequence ATGGCGAAGCGGTCCAAGGTCGCGCGCAACGACCGGCGCGTCGAGGTCGTCGCCCGCTACGCCGAGCGCCGTGCGGAGCTCAAGCGGGTCGTCGCGTCGCCGTCCTCCTCGCCCGAGGAGAAGGCGTCCGCGCTGCGCGAGCTCCAGCGCCAGCCTCGCGACGCGAGCGCGACGCGCGTGCGCAACCGCGACGTCGTCGACGGCCGCCCGCGCGGCTACCTGAGGAAGTTCGGGCTCTCCCGCGTCCGCCTGCGCTCGCAGGCGCACCGCGGCGAGCTGCCCGGAGTCACGAAGTCGAGCTGGTGA
- a CDS encoding SDR family oxidoreductase, with product MISRLTLVTGGTRGIGAAVALRLAAAGHDLLLGYARDDAAAAETRAMVAARGVRCAVVRADLTTERGVEETFAAAAGLGTLTGVVNNAGATLHIGALADTPADVVRRVVDLNLTAAVLVARAAVRAMSTVRGGQGGVLLNVSSAAATLGSPGEYVHYAAAKAGVDALTKGLAHEVLGEGVRVVGVAPGLIETGIHADAGDGDRSRRAAAAHPWGRVGSPEEVAAAVAFLLSDDASYVTGETLRVAGGR from the coding sequence ATGATCTCTCGACTGACGCTCGTCACGGGCGGGACCCGTGGCATCGGGGCGGCCGTGGCCCTCCGGCTCGCCGCGGCCGGGCACGACCTCCTGCTCGGCTACGCCCGGGACGACGCCGCGGCCGCGGAGACGCGCGCCATGGTGGCCGCGCGCGGGGTGCGGTGCGCCGTGGTCCGCGCCGACCTCACCACCGAGCGCGGCGTCGAGGAGACCTTCGCCGCGGCCGCTGGGCTCGGCACCCTCACGGGAGTCGTCAACAACGCCGGCGCGACGCTCCACATCGGCGCGCTCGCGGACACGCCGGCCGACGTCGTGCGCCGGGTCGTCGACCTCAACCTCACCGCCGCCGTCCTCGTGGCGCGCGCGGCGGTGCGGGCGATGAGCACGGTGCGGGGCGGGCAAGGCGGCGTGCTCCTCAACGTCTCGTCCGCGGCGGCGACGCTCGGATCGCCCGGCGAGTACGTGCACTACGCGGCGGCGAAGGCCGGCGTCGACGCCTTGACGAAGGGTCTCGCGCACGAGGTCCTCGGGGAGGGGGTCCGGGTCGTGGGGGTGGCGCCCGGCCTGATCGAGACAGGTATCCACGCCGACGCCGGCGACGGCGACCGGTCACGGCGTGCCGCGGCGGCGCACCCGTGGGGGCGCGTGGGATCACCCGAGGAGGTCGCCGCCGCCGTGGCCTTCCTGCTCTCGGACGACGCGTCGTACGTCACCGGAGAGACGCTGCGCGTGGCAGGTGGCCGCTGA
- the rpmF gene encoding 50S ribosomal protein L32 has translation MAVPKRKLSRSHTRARRSQWKAQVPELVTVSVDGREVTLPRRLVAGVRRGYVTLPD, from the coding sequence ATGGCCGTGCCCAAGCGCAAGCTCTCCCGCTCCCACACCCGCGCCCGCCGCTCGCAGTGGAAGGCGCAGGTGCCGGAGCTCGTGACCGTCTCCGTCGACGGGCGAGAGGTCACCCTCCCGCGCCGCCTCGTCGCGGGCGTGCGCCGCGGCTACGTGACGCTGCCCGACTGA
- the ykgO gene encoding type B 50S ribosomal protein L36, which produces MKVRASLRSLKDKPGAKVVRRHGKTFVINKANPRWKARQG; this is translated from the coding sequence ATGAAGGTCCGCGCCTCGCTCCGCTCGCTCAAGGACAAGCCCGGGGCGAAGGTCGTGCGCCGCCACGGCAAGACCTTCGTCATCAACAAGGCCAACCCGCGCTGGAAGGCCCGTCAGGGCTGA
- a CDS encoding type B 50S ribosomal protein L31, translating to MKKDIHPVYGPVVYRDKSADFSFLTRSTLAGDHPQGPGVPRETVTWTDGNTYPVVDVEISSASHPFYTGTQRVVDTAGRVEKFRQRYGARGGAQGGGAR from the coding sequence ATGAAGAAGGACATCCACCCCGTCTACGGGCCCGTCGTCTACCGCGACAAGTCCGCCGACTTCTCGTTCCTGACCCGCTCGACCCTCGCGGGCGACCACCCGCAGGGCCCGGGCGTCCCGCGCGAGACAGTGACCTGGACGGACGGGAACACCTACCCCGTCGTCGACGTCGAGATCTCGAGCGCGAGCCACCCGTTCTACACGGGCACGCAGCGCGTCGTGGACACCGCCGGCCGCGTCGAGAAGTTCCGCCAGCGCTACGGCGCCCGCGGCGGCGCGCAGGGCGGGGGTGCGCGATGA
- the rpmG gene encoding 50S ribosomal protein L33: MATRTDLRPVIKLRSTAGTGFTYVTRKNRRNDPDRMVLRKFDPVVRRHVDFREER; this comes from the coding sequence ATGGCTACCCGCACCGACCTCCGTCCCGTGATCAAGCTCCGGTCCACCGCCGGCACCGGGTTCACCTACGTGACCCGCAAGAACCGCCGCAACGACCCCGACCGCATGGTCCTGCGCAAGTTCGACCCCGTCGTCCGCCGCCACGTCGACTTCCGCGAGGAGCGCTGA
- a CDS encoding CobW family GTP-binding protein — MPFSSSRSSGPWPDDAHDLPEAAPGAPAEPPADAGDTRAALSVLATIDPVLRDSAVFGLVVGAPRVVALRHDIRAAEGALRRVVVDATGVIEDEVVPLEHACLSCAVREDAVPTLRRLADDGRWDHVVLALPVAAESLPVVRALAAQATPGNELERLRLATVLAVADVDTLEHDLLDDDLVSERGVGLTEDDQRAVGEVLAAQLEHADLVVTTGDLAAAATGSGLVDRLRGVGTRRIDGLHAVAADDLARRTHDPAAGERRAHPLGVRGPLPRRVTPDGDRSWTIDLWSARPFDPERLLRRIEDLGTGRVRSRGVFHVANRPDSLCAWDGAGGQLCIGTLGTWDDATTAEGRPVEPHTRVVIVGATPEGEGDGGDDERSRLLDAFRDVLATPDELADGGLRWLGRTDVLAPWLGARSDAV, encoded by the coding sequence ATGCCCTTCTCGTCATCCCGCTCGTCGGGCCCCTGGCCGGACGACGCGCACGACCTCCCGGAGGCCGCGCCCGGCGCCCCTGCCGAGCCGCCCGCTGACGCCGGGGACACGCGGGCCGCCCTGAGCGTCCTCGCGACGATCGACCCCGTGCTGCGCGACAGCGCGGTGTTCGGGCTCGTCGTCGGGGCGCCGCGCGTCGTCGCGCTGCGGCACGACATCCGGGCGGCCGAGGGCGCGCTGCGCCGGGTCGTCGTCGACGCGACCGGCGTGATCGAGGACGAGGTCGTGCCGCTCGAGCACGCGTGCCTCTCGTGCGCGGTGCGCGAGGACGCCGTCCCCACGCTGCGCCGGCTCGCCGACGACGGCCGGTGGGACCACGTCGTGCTCGCGCTGCCCGTCGCCGCCGAGTCGCTGCCCGTCGTCCGGGCGCTCGCCGCGCAGGCCACGCCCGGCAACGAGCTCGAACGCCTCCGCCTCGCGACCGTGCTCGCCGTCGCCGACGTCGACACGCTCGAGCACGACCTGCTCGACGACGACCTCGTCTCCGAGCGCGGCGTCGGGCTGACGGAGGACGACCAGCGCGCCGTCGGCGAGGTGCTGGCGGCCCAGCTCGAGCACGCCGACCTCGTCGTGACGACCGGCGACCTCGCGGCCGCGGCGACCGGGTCCGGGCTCGTCGACCGGCTCCGCGGCGTCGGCACCCGGCGGATCGACGGGCTCCACGCGGTCGCCGCCGACGACCTCGCCCGGCGCACGCACGACCCCGCCGCCGGCGAGCGCCGTGCCCACCCCCTCGGCGTGCGGGGCCCGCTCCCCCGGCGCGTGACGCCCGACGGCGACCGGAGCTGGACGATCGACCTGTGGTCCGCCCGGCCGTTCGACCCCGAGCGCCTGCTGCGCCGCATCGAGGACCTCGGCACCGGACGGGTCCGGTCCCGCGGGGTGTTCCACGTCGCCAACCGCCCCGACTCGCTGTGCGCGTGGGACGGCGCGGGAGGTCAGCTCTGCATCGGCACGCTCGGCACGTGGGACGACGCGACGACCGCCGAGGGTCGGCCCGTCGAGCCGCACACGCGGGTCGTCATCGTCGGGGCCACGCCCGAGGGCGAGGGTGACGGCGGCGACGACGAACGCAGCCGCCTCCTCGACGCGTTCCGCGACGTGCTCGCGACGCCGGACGAGCTCGCCGACGGCGGCCTGCGCTGGCTCGGCCGCACCGACGTCCTCGCACCGTGGCTCGGCGCGCGCAGCGACGCGGTGTGA
- the aspS gene encoding aspartate--tRNA(Asn) ligase produces MRPPAPPAPARTLAADVAAAPPGRVVTLSGHVHRRRELATVSFLVLRDRTGLAQVVLRPHEVPAEGLPPEETAVQVTGTATANAQAPGGVEITAPTITLLGAPATRPPVELWRPDLDVALPTLLDHAAVTWRHPARRALWELAAASLRGFRATLDVAGFTEIQTPKLVASATESGASVFPVDYFGRTAYLAQSPQLFKQQLVGVFERVYEVGPVFRAEPHDTARHLAEYVSLDVELGFVRDHRDVLAVLRDVLAGMVGALRDGAGDAVERLGPALPVVPSEIPVIHFRDALALVGAADDEPDLAPEHERALGAWARSTHGSDFLAVEGYPMRKRPFYTHPQPDDPRWSNSFDLLFRGLELVTGGQRLHRYEDYVAALAARGETTEPYEAYLEAFAHGMPPHGGFAIGLERWVARLVEAPNVREVALFPRDLHRLAP; encoded by the coding sequence ATGAGACCACCCGCCCCGCCCGCCCCCGCTCGCACCCTGGCCGCCGACGTCGCCGCCGCTCCACCCGGACGCGTGGTGACCCTGAGCGGGCACGTGCACCGCCGCCGCGAGCTCGCGACGGTGTCCTTCCTCGTCCTGCGCGACCGCACGGGACTCGCCCAGGTCGTCCTGCGCCCGCACGAGGTGCCCGCGGAGGGGCTGCCGCCGGAGGAGACCGCCGTCCAGGTCACGGGGACGGCCACGGCGAACGCGCAGGCACCGGGCGGCGTCGAGATCACCGCGCCGACGATCACGCTGCTCGGCGCGCCCGCGACCCGCCCGCCGGTCGAGCTGTGGCGCCCCGACCTCGACGTCGCGCTGCCGACCCTCCTGGACCACGCCGCCGTGACGTGGCGGCACCCGGCCCGGCGGGCCCTCTGGGAGCTCGCTGCCGCGAGCCTGCGCGGGTTCCGCGCCACGCTCGACGTGGCGGGCTTCACCGAGATCCAGACCCCCAAGCTCGTCGCGTCCGCCACGGAGTCCGGCGCGAGCGTCTTCCCCGTCGACTACTTCGGTCGCACCGCCTACCTCGCCCAGAGCCCGCAGCTCTTCAAGCAGCAGCTGGTCGGCGTGTTCGAGCGCGTGTACGAGGTCGGGCCGGTCTTCCGGGCGGAGCCCCACGACACGGCCCGGCACCTCGCGGAGTACGTCTCCCTGGACGTCGAGCTCGGCTTCGTGCGCGACCACCGGGACGTCCTGGCCGTGCTGCGCGACGTGCTCGCGGGCATGGTCGGGGCGCTCCGGGACGGGGCGGGCGACGCCGTCGAGCGGCTCGGGCCGGCGCTGCCGGTCGTGCCGTCCGAGATCCCGGTGATCCACTTCCGTGACGCGCTCGCCCTCGTGGGGGCGGCCGACGACGAGCCGGACCTCGCCCCCGAGCACGAGCGGGCCCTCGGCGCGTGGGCGAGGTCGACCCACGGCTCCGACTTCCTCGCGGTCGAGGGCTACCCGATGCGGAAGCGGCCCTTCTACACGCACCCGCAACCCGACGACCCCCGCTGGAGCAACAGCTTCGACCTGCTCTTCCGCGGCCTGGAGCTGGTGACGGGCGGGCAGCGGCTGCACCGCTACGAGGACTACGTCGCCGCGCTGGCGGCGCGGGGCGAGACGACAGAGCCGTACGAGGCCTACCTCGAGGCGTTCGCCCACGGGATGCCCCCGCACGGAGGCTTCGCCATCGGCCTCGAGCGCTGGGTCGCCCGCCTCGTGGAGGCGCCCAACGTCCGGGAGGTCGCGCTCTTCCCCCGGGACCTGCACCGGCTCGCCCCGTAG
- a CDS encoding YibE/F family protein, with translation MSEPSPDLTSGPVPGRRERREQPGRPRAEPQGHAHGPAAPATRRVRLTLAALLVPALLVTLAGLVALWPASADVPDRIPVAAEGSTVLRATVTGPIDAETGEVPARLDAGSRAGGEDVGGDAITVGAPPEYVAYGFDEGDRLRVLYIAEAVGAGVSPYVFMDFERGLPIGVLAIAYAVVVLAVARWRGLAALAGLAGAFVVITWFTLPALLTGQNALGVALVTSSLVMFVVLYVAHGFTARTSTALLGTLVGLAITAVLGWWGSGASNITGLTSEESLWIPQYAPSLDIQGVVLCGIVLAGMGVLNDVTITQASAVWELRAVAPLATRRELFARAMRIGRDHIASTVYTIAFAYVGAALPLLMAVYLSDQNLATSLTSGEIAEEVVRTLVGSIGLVLAIPITTAIAALAVPGTASVASVPVGRVEVPAA, from the coding sequence GTGAGCGAGCCGAGCCCCGACCTGACGTCCGGCCCCGTCCCGGGGCGCCGGGAGCGCCGCGAGCAGCCCGGGCGGCCGCGCGCCGAACCGCAGGGCCACGCGCACGGGCCTGCGGCTCCCGCGACGCGGCGCGTGCGCCTCACGCTCGCGGCGCTCCTCGTCCCCGCCCTGCTCGTCACGCTGGCCGGGCTGGTCGCGCTGTGGCCCGCGTCGGCCGACGTGCCGGACCGCATCCCCGTCGCCGCGGAGGGCAGCACGGTGCTGCGTGCCACCGTCACCGGGCCGATCGACGCGGAGACGGGCGAGGTGCCGGCCCGCCTCGACGCCGGTTCCCGTGCGGGCGGCGAGGACGTCGGCGGCGACGCGATCACGGTCGGCGCGCCGCCCGAGTACGTCGCCTACGGGTTCGACGAGGGCGACCGGCTCCGCGTCCTCTACATCGCCGAGGCCGTCGGGGCGGGCGTGAGCCCGTACGTGTTCATGGACTTCGAGCGCGGGCTGCCCATCGGGGTCCTCGCGATCGCGTACGCCGTCGTGGTGCTGGCCGTCGCGCGGTGGCGGGGCCTCGCCGCGCTGGCGGGGCTCGCGGGCGCGTTCGTCGTCATCACGTGGTTCACGCTGCCCGCGCTGCTCACGGGGCAGAACGCGCTGGGCGTCGCGCTCGTGACGTCGTCGCTCGTCATGTTCGTCGTGCTGTACGTCGCCCACGGCTTCACCGCGCGCACGTCGACGGCGCTGCTGGGCACGCTCGTCGGGCTGGCCATCACGGCGGTGCTCGGGTGGTGGGGCTCGGGCGCGTCGAACATCACGGGGCTCACCTCGGAGGAGTCCCTGTGGATCCCGCAGTACGCGCCCTCGCTCGACATCCAGGGCGTCGTGCTGTGCGGCATCGTGCTCGCGGGCATGGGCGTGCTCAACGACGTGACCATCACCCAGGCGTCGGCGGTGTGGGAGCTGCGGGCGGTCGCGCCGCTCGCGACCCGGCGCGAGCTGTTCGCGCGCGCGATGCGCATCGGGCGCGACCACATCGCCTCGACCGTCTACACGATCGCGTTCGCCTACGTCGGCGCGGCCCTGCCGCTGCTCATGGCGGTCTACCTGTCCGACCAGAACCTCGCCACGAGCCTCACCTCGGGCGAGATCGCGGAGGAGGTCGTGCGCACGCTCGTCGGCTCGATCGGCCTCGTCCTCGCGATCCCCATCACGACGGCCATCGCGGCGCTCGCCGTGCCCGGCACCGCGTCGGTGGCGTCCGTCCCCGTGGGTAGGGTCGAGGTCCCCGCGGCATGA
- the aztD gene encoding zinc metallochaperone AztD produces the protein MHHTAPDPTDAHADPAGASPPSGDAPPGARARRRPLALALGLALPLTLVAACAQGAGSEGEQGDAAEPAPSATSDVSEAAALTPRLAITYDGGVQVLDATTLEVVDDLELPGFNRLNPAGDGRHLLVSTSGGFQVLDAGTWAEPHGDHDHYYTADPVLTDVTYLAEKPGHVVVHEGRTALFDDGTGEITVLDSAAVADPHGIDDARTLTTPAAHHGVAVELSDGSLVVSEGTEDARTGVRLLDAAGAEVAANDQCPGVHGEAVAADEAVVIGCEDGAVVVAGGAISKVAAPDAYGRIGNQAGSEASPFVLGDYKSDPDAELERPTRVSLIDTRDASLRLVDLPASYTFRSLGRGDAGEALVLGTDGSLHVIDPEAGTVVRSIPVVDAWEEPEEWQEPRPALLVQDGIAYVTDPAGRAIHAVDYVGGEVWKTAELDVVPNELAGVTGKPAAAGAHDDAHEEGEHGHDEPAEEGHEDHDHEHEEG, from the coding sequence ATGCACCACACCGCACCCGACCCGACCGACGCCCACGCCGATCCCGCCGGGGCGAGTCCCCCCTCCGGTGACGCCCCTCCCGGGGCACGGGCCCGACGGCGCCCGCTCGCCCTCGCGCTCGGCCTCGCCCTCCCGCTCACGCTCGTCGCGGCGTGCGCGCAGGGGGCGGGCTCCGAGGGCGAGCAGGGCGACGCGGCCGAGCCCGCGCCGTCGGCCACCTCCGACGTGAGCGAGGCGGCCGCGCTCACGCCGCGCCTCGCGATCACGTACGACGGCGGCGTCCAGGTCCTCGACGCGACGACGCTCGAGGTCGTCGACGACCTCGAGCTCCCCGGCTTCAACCGACTCAACCCCGCGGGCGACGGGCGCCACCTGCTCGTCTCGACGTCGGGCGGCTTCCAGGTGCTCGACGCCGGCACCTGGGCCGAGCCGCACGGCGACCACGACCACTACTACACCGCGGACCCCGTCCTCACGGACGTGACGTACTTGGCCGAGAAGCCTGGCCACGTCGTCGTGCACGAGGGCCGCACGGCGCTGTTCGACGACGGCACGGGCGAGATCACCGTGCTCGACTCCGCCGCGGTGGCCGACCCGCACGGCATCGACGACGCGCGCACCCTGACGACCCCCGCGGCACACCACGGCGTCGCGGTCGAGCTGTCCGACGGCTCGCTCGTCGTCTCCGAGGGCACCGAGGACGCGCGCACCGGCGTCCGCCTCCTCGACGCCGCGGGCGCCGAGGTCGCGGCGAACGACCAGTGCCCCGGCGTGCACGGCGAGGCCGTCGCCGCGGACGAGGCCGTCGTGATCGGGTGCGAGGACGGGGCGGTCGTCGTCGCGGGCGGCGCGATCAGCAAGGTCGCGGCCCCGGACGCCTACGGGCGCATCGGCAACCAGGCGGGCAGCGAGGCGTCGCCGTTCGTGCTCGGCGACTACAAGTCCGACCCCGACGCCGAGCTGGAGCGGCCGACCCGCGTGTCGCTCATCGACACGCGCGACGCGAGCCTCCGCCTCGTCGACCTGCCCGCGAGCTACACCTTCCGCTCGCTCGGCCGGGGCGACGCGGGCGAGGCGCTCGTGCTCGGCACGGACGGGTCGCTGCACGTCATCGACCCGGAGGCGGGCACGGTCGTGCGCTCCATCCCGGTCGTCGACGCCTGGGAGGAGCCCGAGGAGTGGCAGGAGCCGCGGCCCGCGCTGCTCGTCCAGGACGGCATCGCGTACGTCACCGACCCGGCCGGCCGCGCGATCCACGCGGTCGACTACGTCGGCGGCGAGGTGTGGAAGACCGCGGAGCTCGACGTCGTCCCGAACGAGCTCGCCGGTGTCACCGGGAAGCCGGCCGCGGCGGGCGCGCACGACGACGCCCACGAGGAGGGCGAGCACGGTCACGACGAGCCCGCGGAGGAGGGTCACGAGGACCACGACCACGAGCACGAGGAGGGCTGA
- the rpmB gene encoding 50S ribosomal protein L28, producing MSAVCQVLGTAPGFGHAISHSHVRTKRRFDPNIQKKRYWVPSLGRHVTLRVSARGIKTIDRQGIDAVVARILARGEKL from the coding sequence ATGTCCGCCGTCTGCCAGGTGCTCGGCACCGCTCCCGGGTTCGGCCACGCGATCTCGCACTCCCACGTGCGGACCAAGCGTCGCTTCGACCCGAACATCCAGAAGAAGCGCTACTGGGTGCCGTCGCTGGGTCGCCACGTGACCCTGCGCGTCAGCGCCCGGGGCATCAAGACCATCGACCGACAGGGGATCGACGCCGTCGTGGCGCGGATCCTCGCCCGAGGGGAGAAGCTCTGA
- a CDS encoding ketopantoate reductase family protein — MLGPGGVGGLVGALLARSGADVTFLAGEATAAALTEHGVHVRSRQVGDVRVPARAATRLDEPVDVVLVAVKQTALADALDRVPPEVLGDGVVVPFLNGLDHLDVLRARYGAERVLPATIRVESTRVAPGEIEHTSAFTDVDLAPGGVPPERVEAVRTLLDRAGISTTVHPDETALMWAKLGFLAPFALLTTTHRAPIGEVRTVHRAELEALVREVAAVAAASGARSDPARTLAFYDRFAPEAKSSMLRDAEAGRPLEVDAIGGAIVRAADRAGVDAPLTRALVTGLGG, encoded by the coding sequence GTGCTGGGACCGGGCGGGGTCGGCGGGCTGGTCGGCGCGCTGCTCGCACGGTCCGGGGCCGACGTGACGTTCCTCGCAGGGGAGGCCACGGCGGCGGCTCTGACCGAGCACGGCGTGCACGTGCGCAGCCGCCAGGTGGGCGACGTCCGTGTCCCCGCGCGGGCGGCCACGCGGCTCGACGAGCCGGTCGACGTCGTCCTCGTGGCGGTCAAGCAGACCGCGCTCGCCGACGCGCTCGACCGCGTGCCGCCCGAGGTGCTCGGCGACGGCGTCGTCGTCCCGTTCCTCAACGGGCTCGACCACCTCGACGTGCTGCGCGCGCGGTACGGGGCCGAGCGCGTGCTCCCCGCGACGATCCGCGTCGAGTCGACGCGCGTCGCTCCCGGCGAGATCGAGCACACGAGCGCGTTCACCGACGTCGACCTCGCGCCCGGCGGCGTCCCGCCCGAGCGGGTGGAGGCCGTGCGCACGCTCCTGGACCGGGCCGGCATCTCGACCACCGTCCACCCCGACGAGACGGCGCTCATGTGGGCCAAGCTCGGCTTCCTCGCCCCGTTCGCCCTGCTCACGACGACGCACCGCGCCCCGATCGGCGAGGTGCGGACCGTGCACCGCGCCGAGCTCGAGGCGCTCGTGCGCGAGGTCGCGGCGGTCGCCGCAGCGAGCGGGGCGCGGTCGGACCCCGCGCGCACGCTCGCGTTCTACGACCGGTTCGCGCCCGAGGCCAAGTCGTCGATGCTGCGGGACGCCGAGGCCGGGCGCCCGCTCGAGGTGGACGCCATCGGCGGCGCGATCGTCCGGGCCGCCGACCGCGCGGGCGTGGACGCGCCGCTCACGCGCGCGCTCGTCACCGGCCTCGGCGGCTGA